The Deltaproteobacteria bacterium genome window below encodes:
- a CDS encoding HEAT repeat domain-containing protein, translating to MKSSVQKLLSASLLSLALLAGACKEPDPYKFETHIERIRDSSKRAAGFSGLEELTKTVVTSPDNKDRLQEFAEKVIPVFAEVWDEVPEHHEKILVMLRDVGRPEGSVIWNKALALDGSVEARKRSILALEGIRKAKAADSVQTVIDEFKKLIQNPKNDGGNDEENGKVRMLMAEALGALRDKRAVDVLIDAMQQPRDKQPTNVHRAAATALGQIGDPKAVDALLTVAFRVPDAGTSKNVAVRAKQALVAIGDPAIPRVIEMLNGKHEEVQKLLAQAMAQNEGEGLNQFVVTQTAASILGAMGSPKALDALLAAYPRKDCEAPPADAKKDKKEGEEDAEADDGGLGIALTSLRAVVAQSLGLIGDPRAAEALCLCSLTSKEPDVMFAMLEALGRVGGPAAVDCLINAMKSAEFSKDAVTKEFVLKPRWDAARFAVLAASPEEIGKVEEAIAAATDPAVKKEMAQWSEGIALAKKCKAGKDCYLETLRDSNANWFAREKAAFELAKLADNDPKVAAEIAKAYKVRNPDARVTMAWLPSKMLHGGTACPECASALEAVLAAENLSTDVKFQPAVLMARDTIARFGNEGAAPAAPAAKAP from the coding sequence ATGAAGTCGAGCGTCCAAAAGCTGCTGTCTGCGTCCCTGCTCTCGCTCGCGCTGTTGGCCGGTGCGTGCAAGGAGCCCGACCCCTACAAGTTCGAGACGCACATCGAGCGCATTCGCGACAGCAGCAAGCGCGCCGCGGGCTTCTCGGGCCTCGAGGAGCTGACCAAGACGGTCGTGACCTCGCCCGACAACAAGGACCGCCTGCAGGAGTTCGCCGAGAAGGTGATCCCGGTGTTCGCCGAGGTCTGGGACGAGGTGCCGGAGCATCACGAGAAGATCCTCGTGATGCTGCGCGACGTCGGTCGCCCGGAGGGCTCGGTCATCTGGAACAAGGCGCTCGCGCTCGACGGCAGCGTCGAGGCCCGCAAGCGCTCGATCCTCGCGCTCGAGGGCATCCGCAAGGCCAAGGCCGCCGACAGCGTCCAGACCGTCATCGACGAGTTCAAGAAGCTGATCCAAAACCCCAAGAACGACGGCGGCAACGACGAGGAGAACGGCAAGGTTCGCATGCTGATGGCCGAGGCCCTCGGTGCGCTCCGCGACAAGCGGGCGGTCGACGTGCTCATCGATGCGATGCAACAGCCCCGCGACAAGCAGCCCACCAACGTCCACCGTGCGGCCGCGACCGCGCTGGGCCAGATCGGTGACCCGAAGGCCGTCGACGCGCTGCTCACCGTGGCGTTCCGCGTGCCCGATGCCGGCACGAGCAAGAACGTGGCCGTCCGCGCCAAGCAGGCGTTGGTGGCGATCGGTGACCCGGCGATCCCGCGCGTCATCGAGATGCTGAACGGCAAGCACGAAGAGGTGCAGAAGCTGCTCGCGCAGGCGATGGCGCAGAACGAGGGCGAGGGGCTGAACCAGTTCGTGGTCACGCAGACCGCCGCCAGCATCCTCGGCGCCATGGGCTCGCCCAAGGCCCTCGACGCGCTGCTGGCCGCCTATCCCCGCAAGGACTGCGAGGCGCCGCCGGCCGATGCCAAGAAGGACAAGAAGGAGGGCGAGGAGGACGCCGAGGCCGACGACGGCGGTCTCGGCATCGCGCTCACCTCGCTGCGGGCCGTGGTTGCGCAGTCACTCGGTCTCATCGGTGACCCGCGCGCCGCCGAGGCGCTGTGCCTGTGCTCCCTGACCAGCAAGGAGCCCGACGTCATGTTCGCGATGCTCGAGGCGCTCGGGCGCGTGGGCGGGCCCGCGGCGGTCGACTGCCTCATCAACGCGATGAAGTCGGCCGAGTTCTCGAAGGACGCAGTGACCAAGGAGTTCGTGCTCAAGCCGCGATGGGACGCCGCGCGCTTCGCCGTGCTCGCCGCCAGCCCCGAGGAAATCGGCAAGGTCGAGGAGGCCATCGCGGCCGCCACCGATCCGGCGGTGAAGAAGGAAATGGCGCAGTGGAGCGAGGGCATCGCGCTGGCCAAGAAGTGCAAGGCCGGCAAGGACTGCTACCTCGAGACCCTGCGCGACTCGAACGCCAACTGGTTCGCACGCGAGAAGGCGGCGTTCGAGCTGGCCAAGCTGGCCGACAACGATCCCAAGGTCGCCGCCGAGATCGCCAAGGCCTACAAGGTCCGCAACCCCGACGCGCGCGTGACGATGGCCTGGCTGCCCTCGAAGATGCTGCACGGTGGTACCGCGTGTCCCGAGTGCGCCAGCGCGCTCGAGGCCGTGCTCGCGGCCGAGAACCTCTCGACCGACGTCAAGTTCCAGCCCGCCGTGCTGATGGCCCGCGACACCATCGCGCGCTTCGGCAACGAGGGCGCGGCGCCGGCGGCCCCCGCCGCGAAGGCACCCTAG
- the secE gene encoding preprotein translocase subunit SecE encodes MSRARRSKRKPTTAREFDPRRWAHLVFVLGAFLGAWVLAHAVEDIWAAVWSYWPQVGRANELKSQIIGITVALIATAWAWRKPHWFQYVTEVVTEVSQVSWPTKAEVRVATMVVIVMTLICSVILAGIDTVWSKVTDLLYGI; translated from the coding sequence ATGTCGCGCGCGCGCCGAAGCAAACGAAAGCCGACCACGGCACGGGAGTTCGACCCCCGTCGCTGGGCGCATCTCGTGTTCGTGCTCGGCGCCTTCCTCGGTGCGTGGGTGCTGGCCCACGCGGTGGAGGACATCTGGGCCGCGGTGTGGAGCTACTGGCCGCAGGTCGGTCGCGCCAACGAGCTCAAGTCGCAGATCATCGGCATCACGGTCGCGCTCATCGCCACCGCGTGGGCGTGGCGCAAGCCGCACTGGTTCCAGTACGTGACCGAGGTCGTGACCGAGGTGTCGCAGGTCTCATGGCCGACGAAGGCCGAGGTCCGCGTGGCGACCATGGTCGTGATCGTCATGACCCTCATCTGCTCGGTGATCCTCGCCGGCATCGACACCGTCTGGTCCAAGGTGACCGACCTCCTCTACGGCATCTAG
- the rpmG gene encoding 50S ribosomal protein L33, producing MAAGHRIIISLECQECKRRNYSKMKNRRNTPEKLNLKKYCRFCRKHTDHKETK from the coding sequence ATGGCCGCCGGACACCGCATCATCATTTCGCTCGAGTGCCAAGAGTGCAAGCGTCGGAACTACTCCAAGATGAAGAACCGACGTAACACGCCCGAGAAGCTCAATCTCAAGAAGTACTGCCGCTTCTGCCGGAAGCACACGGATCACAAGGAGACCAAGTAG
- a CDS encoding polymer-forming cytoskeletal protein produces MARTTHASTPLGGSTNGTVIGPDIRVLGRVSGEEDLHVQGRIDGAISLTQTLYVAPGGIVAAEVDAHDVVISGVVIGNVTARDCVTLHAGAKLVGDINAPRLVVADGAAFKGNVRMGAEPPPAREKPRVAAARTRPVTTTARRPTPAVTRAPERAERAVTLDRAPERRAPPKRTERAEPARDTVDDEPTVIVRHNALPADPPSPPEAEPEARFRGVRATRADVPARAETPANAPKKKLSPRARIPKPGKRRVSRR; encoded by the coding sequence ATGGCCCGCACAACCCACGCGAGCACACCCCTGGGCGGCAGCACCAACGGCACCGTCATCGGGCCCGACATCCGCGTGCTCGGGCGCGTCAGCGGCGAGGAGGACCTCCACGTGCAGGGCCGCATCGACGGCGCGATCTCGCTGACGCAGACGCTGTACGTCGCGCCCGGTGGCATCGTGGCGGCCGAGGTCGACGCCCACGACGTGGTCATCTCCGGCGTCGTGATCGGCAACGTCACCGCGCGCGACTGCGTCACGCTGCACGCCGGCGCCAAGCTGGTCGGTGACATCAACGCGCCGCGGCTGGTCGTAGCCGATGGCGCCGCGTTCAAGGGCAACGTGCGCATGGGCGCCGAGCCGCCGCCGGCCCGCGAGAAGCCGCGGGTCGCCGCCGCACGCACGCGCCCGGTGACGACCACCGCGCGTCGACCGACGCCGGCGGTGACGCGGGCACCCGAGCGAGCCGAGCGCGCCGTGACCCTCGATCGCGCACCCGAGCGACGCGCGCCACCCAAGCGCACCGAGCGGGCCGAGCCCGCGCGCGACACCGTCGACGACGAGCCGACGGTGATCGTGCGGCACAACGCGCTGCCGGCCGATCCCCCGTCGCCGCCCGAGGCCGAGCCCGAGGCGCGCTTCCGCGGCGTGCGAGCCACCCGTGCCGACGTCCCCGCCCGCGCCGAGACCCCGGCGAACGCGCCCAAGAAGAAGCTCTCGCCGCGCGCACGCATCCCCAAGCCGGGCAAGCGACGCGTCAGCCGTCGCTAA
- a CDS encoding polymer-forming cytoskeletal protein, whose product MAAAAPRTTTCVLGPQITVRGALSGEEDLVVEGRLEGSVALVGHLVVAPGGIVEADLDVSSVEVHGEVRGDIVASRSITIERGAQVVGNVRAPRVMIHDGARFDGAVEMDVQLPDGLGRGR is encoded by the coding sequence ATGGCCGCCGCCGCCCCACGAACCACCACCTGCGTCCTCGGCCCGCAGATCACCGTGCGCGGTGCCCTCTCCGGTGAGGAAGATCTCGTCGTCGAGGGTCGACTCGAGGGCAGCGTCGCCCTGGTCGGCCACCTGGTGGTCGCGCCCGGCGGCATCGTCGAGGCCGACCTCGACGTCTCGAGCGTCGAGGTCCACGGTGAGGTCCGCGGAGACATCGTGGCCAGCCGCTCCATCACCATCGAGCGCGGCGCCCAGGTCGTGGGCAACGTCCGTGCCCCCCGCGTCATGATCCACGACGGCGCGCGCTTCGACGGCGCCGTGGAGATGGACGTCCAGCTCCCCGACGGCCTGGGCCGCGGCCGCTAG
- a CDS encoding polymer-forming cytoskeletal protein — MANTVIGSTIVIDGEITGDEDLVVQGTVKGRVSLRENIFVEESGVVEANVETSTITIHGTVTGDIHATERAELKSNCRVVGDIRAPRVLIADGASFKGSVDMDG, encoded by the coding sequence ATGGCCAACACCGTCATAGGCAGCACCATCGTCATCGACGGCGAGATCACCGGCGACGAGGACCTCGTCGTGCAGGGGACCGTCAAGGGCCGCGTCAGCCTGCGCGAGAACATCTTCGTGGAGGAGAGCGGCGTGGTCGAGGCCAACGTCGAGACCTCCACCATCACGATCCACGGGACCGTCACCGGTGACATCCATGCCACCGAGCGCGCGGAGCTCAAGAGCAACTGTCGCGTGGTCGGAGACATCCGGGCGCCCCGCGTTCTCATCGCCGATGGAGCGTCCTTCAAGGGCTCCGTCGACATGGATGGCTGA